Within the Paratractidigestivibacter faecalis genome, the region ATGGGCTATTCTTGCCTGATGGCATACCGCTCCGCAGCCACCGCCTATGAATACGCAAAATGCTGGCTGGCCCTGGCCCCGGATGCCCCAGCCGCTCAAAAGCTGGTTCGGGACTGCGAGGAATATCTGGAGGAGGAAAAAGCTCTGGAGCTGGATTTAAAAGAGCGGGAGGAAATCATCCGAAAGGAAACTCCCGATGATGTAAAAAAAGGGGGGTATCTGTAAATGAACAGTGAACAGATCACAGCATTTTTGCAAGAGCATTGGTACATTGCCTCGGTGCTCATCGGGGCCGTGATTTTAATTGGGGCGATCCGCAACTGGAACTGGCTCTGCGACCCCACTGGTACGCGGGATGCTCATCGACACAGCAGAGGATACCGGCGTGTGGTTTTCTTTCTGCTGGGTGTCCTCCTGATTGTGGTGAGTATCTGGGGATTTGTGCTGAAGTTGAAATAGGAGGAGCAATCCCATGACCCAAGAAGAACAAATCCGACTCTATCGGCTGATGGAAAAACTCAACTGGTTTTTCCACCAAGAGATGCACTACCTGAATAGAGATATTGCGGAAAGACCGCACGGGAGTGTTACCCGGAGATTCGGGATTTTACATACGATATTTTGTGGAACGACCTGCCCAGAGAGGTGCAGGGACAACTTATGAACGAGGATGAGACGCTATGAATACTACGATGACTTTAGAACAACTGCCTCCCAAGGGTGTAAAGCGAGAACAGGCCATTTTGGCGCTGGGCAAAGAGGAAGCAAACGGCGAACTGTTTCTCCAGCTTGTGAATACAGAAAAGGGCAAGTGCAAAACGGCTGCTCAAAAGGCTTTGGCGCAGCTGGAGTATGCCCCTGCTGCCCCACTGTG harbors:
- a CDS encoding immunity 17 family protein, yielding MNSEQITAFLQEHWYIASVLIGAVILIGAIRNWNWLCDPTGTRDAHRHSRGYRRVVFFLLGVLLIVVSIWGFVLKLK